The following are from one region of the Streptomyces changanensis genome:
- a CDS encoding carbohydrate-binding protein — protein MLHRHARAACTAALTAVGALVLTGLPGVAAAEPAPPTAPSAAASMGADKPSPDVVAAMQRDLGLTAAQAQRRLVNEAEAGALAGRLGGALGTRYAGAWVSGAESATLTVATTDRADAAVIREAGAQAQVVRHTLAELDAAKTALDRAATGNSTLDMPVWYVDPRTNLVTVRAVKRDAAEAVIKASGVDRSLIRVEASAERPRPLYDIRGGDAFHMGGGRCSVGFAITKGTQHGFATAGHCGRAGTATTGYNQVAQGSFQASTFPSRDMAWVATNTNWLSTPYVKGQAGQNVQVTGSTQAVVGASICRSGSTTGWHCGTIQQHNTSVTYPEGTVSGVTRTTVCAEPGDSGGSYISGSQAQGVTSGGSGNCTSGGTTFYQPVNPILQTYGLTLTTSTGPGEPDPEEPGPGEPEPGGTWAKGAVYAAGDQVTYGGAKYRCLQAHQAQAGWEPPNVPALWQRL, from the coding sequence ATGCTCCACAGACACGCCAGAGCCGCGTGTACCGCCGCCCTCACCGCCGTCGGCGCGCTCGTCCTCACCGGCCTCCCGGGCGTGGCGGCCGCCGAGCCCGCCCCGCCGACCGCCCCCTCCGCGGCCGCGAGCATGGGCGCCGACAAGCCGTCCCCCGACGTGGTCGCCGCGATGCAGCGCGACCTCGGCCTGACCGCGGCCCAGGCGCAGCGGCGCCTGGTCAACGAGGCCGAGGCCGGTGCCCTCGCCGGCCGCCTCGGCGGCGCGCTCGGCACCCGGTACGCGGGCGCGTGGGTCAGCGGCGCCGAGTCCGCGACCCTCACCGTGGCCACCACCGACCGGGCCGACGCCGCCGTGATCCGCGAGGCGGGGGCGCAGGCGCAGGTCGTCCGGCACACCCTCGCCGAGCTGGACGCCGCGAAGACCGCCCTGGACCGGGCCGCGACGGGCAACAGCACCCTCGACATGCCGGTCTGGTACGTGGACCCCCGCACCAACCTGGTCACCGTGCGGGCCGTCAAGCGGGACGCCGCCGAGGCGGTCATCAAGGCGTCCGGCGTCGACCGGTCCCTCATCCGGGTGGAGGCGTCCGCCGAGCGGCCCCGGCCCCTGTACGACATCCGCGGCGGCGACGCGTTCCACATGGGCGGCGGGCGCTGCTCCGTCGGCTTCGCCATCACCAAGGGGACCCAGCACGGCTTCGCGACGGCCGGCCACTGCGGCCGGGCGGGCACCGCCACCACCGGCTACAACCAGGTCGCGCAGGGCAGCTTCCAGGCGTCGACCTTCCCCAGCCGTGACATGGCCTGGGTGGCCACCAACACGAACTGGCTCTCGACCCCCTACGTCAAGGGCCAGGCCGGCCAGAACGTGCAGGTCACCGGCTCCACGCAGGCCGTCGTCGGCGCGTCGATCTGCCGGTCGGGCTCCACCACCGGCTGGCACTGCGGCACGATCCAGCAGCACAACACGAGCGTCACCTACCCCGAGGGCACCGTCAGCGGCGTCACCCGGACCACGGTGTGCGCCGAGCCCGGCGACTCGGGCGGCTCGTACATCTCCGGCAGCCAGGCCCAGGGCGTCACCTCGGGCGGCTCGGGCAACTGCACCTCCGGCGGCACCACCTTCTACCAGCCGGTCAACCCGATCCTGCAGACGTACGGGCTGACGCTCACCACCTCCACGGGCCCCGGTGAGCCGGACCCGGAGGAGCCGGGCCCGGGGGAGCCGGAGCCGGGCGGCACGTGGGCCAAGGGGGCCGTCTACGCGGCCGGCGACCAGGTCACGTACGGCGGCGCGAAGTACCGCTGCCTCCAGGCCCACCAGGCCCAGGCGGGCTGGGAGCCGCCGAACGTGCCCGCCCTGTGGCAGCGCCTCTGA
- a CDS encoding DUF309 domain-containing protein — translation MERARRDRDDEGRARSARPRDGLGRPLPYGAPGVERQPEGVVRAPEDSLREAQRLLDAGMPFHAHEVLEDAWKTCGDEGRGPERELWRGLAQLAVGLTHAARGNTVGGVRLLLRGADRIAPYGTGGRGPHGVDTAGLARWARGLAERLTEGAGAEGGAVTVDPVTEAPRLTAH, via the coding sequence ATGGAGAGGGCTCGGAGGGACCGCGACGACGAGGGGCGCGCCCGCAGCGCCCGGCCCCGGGACGGCCTGGGGAGGCCGCTGCCGTACGGGGCGCCGGGAGTGGAGCGGCAGCCGGAGGGTGTGGTGCGCGCCCCGGAGGACAGCCTGCGGGAGGCCCAGCGGCTGCTGGACGCGGGCATGCCGTTCCACGCGCACGAGGTGCTGGAGGACGCGTGGAAGACGTGCGGCGACGAGGGCCGCGGGCCGGAACGTGAGCTGTGGCGCGGCTTGGCGCAGCTCGCGGTGGGTCTGACGCACGCCGCGCGGGGCAACACCGTCGGGGGCGTGCGGCTGCTGCTGCGCGGCGCGGACCGTATCGCCCCGTACGGGACCGGCGGGCGGGGGCCGCACGGTGTCGACACGGCCGGTCTGGCGCGGTGGGCCCGCGGGCTCGCGGAGCGGCTGACCGAGGGCGCCGGGGCGGAGGGAGGAGCGGTCACCGTCGACCCGGTCACCGAGGCACCACGGTTGACGGCGCACTGA
- a CDS encoding MFS transporter — protein sequence MPSPPSAQPQAPGDLKKIVAASLIGTTIEWYDFFLYGAAAALVFNKLFFPDSDPLVGTLLSFLTYAVGFVARPIGALVFGHFGDRLGRKKLLVYSLLMMGGATFLIGLLPTHATVGSAAPLLLTALRLVQGFALGGEWGGAVLLVAEHGDAGRRGFWASWPQTGAPAGQLLATGVLATLTATLSDAAFDSWGWRVPFLLSGALVLVGLWIRLSVDESPVFKAALAAAERRKAERAPREKPPILAVLRDHWRDVLIAMGTRMAENISYYVVTAFILVYATEHAGTSKQAALNAVLIASAVHFVTIPLWGALSDKLGRRPVYLIGALGTGIWIHPFFTLVDRQSFAAMLTAVTVALLFHGAMYAPQAAFFSELFATRMRYSGASIGAQFSSVAAGAPAPLIATALLAEYDSATPIVLYVMAAVLLTVIALGCAKETRNRDLSDTEAHESEPAPAGDQPVRTA from the coding sequence ATGCCGTCCCCACCCTCAGCACAGCCCCAGGCCCCCGGCGACCTGAAGAAGATCGTGGCCGCCAGCCTCATCGGCACCACCATCGAGTGGTACGACTTCTTCCTCTACGGCGCGGCCGCCGCACTCGTGTTCAACAAGCTCTTCTTCCCCGACTCCGATCCCCTGGTCGGTACGCTCCTGTCGTTCCTGACCTACGCCGTCGGCTTCGTCGCCCGCCCCATCGGCGCCCTCGTCTTCGGCCACTTCGGCGACCGGTTGGGCCGCAAGAAACTCCTGGTGTACAGCCTGCTGATGATGGGTGGCGCGACCTTCCTGATCGGTCTGCTCCCCACCCACGCCACCGTCGGCTCGGCCGCCCCCCTGCTGCTCACCGCGCTGCGCCTGGTCCAGGGATTCGCCCTGGGCGGCGAATGGGGCGGCGCGGTGCTGCTGGTGGCGGAGCACGGAGACGCCGGACGGCGCGGCTTTTGGGCCTCGTGGCCGCAGACCGGGGCGCCGGCGGGGCAGTTGCTGGCCACAGGCGTCCTCGCCACGCTGACGGCGACGCTGTCGGACGCGGCGTTCGACTCCTGGGGGTGGCGGGTGCCGTTCCTGCTGTCCGGCGCGCTGGTCCTCGTCGGACTGTGGATCCGGCTCTCCGTGGACGAGTCGCCCGTGTTCAAGGCCGCCCTCGCAGCAGCCGAACGACGCAAGGCCGAACGAGCCCCCCGCGAGAAGCCGCCCATACTCGCCGTCCTGCGCGACCACTGGCGAGATGTCCTCATCGCCATGGGCACCCGCATGGCGGAGAACATCTCCTACTACGTCGTCACCGCATTCATCCTCGTGTACGCGACCGAACACGCCGGCACGAGCAAACAGGCCGCACTCAACGCCGTCCTGATCGCATCCGCCGTCCACTTCGTGACCATCCCCTTGTGGGGTGCCCTCTCGGACAAGCTCGGACGACGCCCCGTCTACCTTATTGGCGCCCTCGGCACGGGAATCTGGATCCACCCGTTCTTCACCCTGGTCGACCGGCAGTCATTCGCGGCAATGCTCACAGCCGTCACCGTGGCGCTCCTCTTCCACGGCGCGATGTACGCCCCACAGGCGGCCTTCTTCTCCGAACTGTTCGCCACCCGCATGCGCTACTCCGGAGCGTCGATCGGCGCACAGTTCTCGTCCGTGGCCGCCGGCGCCCCGGCCCCGCTCATCGCCACCGCCCTGCTCGCCGAGTACGACAGCGCCACGCCGATCGTCCTGTACGTCATGGCCGCCGTCCTGCTCACCGTCATCGCCCTCGGCTGCGCCAAGGAGACCCGTAACCGTGATCTCTCGGACACGGAAGCCCACGAATCCGAACCGGCACCGGCCGGTGACCAACCGGTTCGTACGGCTTGA
- a CDS encoding VOC family protein — translation MACRISELVLGCRDPEALARFWCEVLDFVVLDREGDDCFEIGPREGFGGPQPTIILSRRDEPEKGKSRLHIDVNATDRDQDAELERLLKLGARRADIGQTGDEQWHVLADPEGNEFCLLKARLAPL, via the coding sequence ATGGCATGTCGTATCAGCGAACTCGTGCTCGGCTGTCGCGACCCCGAAGCGCTGGCGCGGTTCTGGTGCGAGGTCTTGGACTTCGTCGTGCTCGACCGCGAAGGGGACGACTGCTTCGAGATCGGGCCGCGCGAAGGGTTCGGCGGTCCGCAGCCGACGATCATCCTCAGCCGCAGGGACGAGCCGGAGAAGGGGAAGTCCCGGCTGCACATCGACGTCAACGCCACCGACCGCGATCAGGACGCCGAGCTCGAACGCCTGCTCAAGCTCGGTGCGCGCCGGGCCGACATCGGCCAGACGGGGGACGAGCAGTGGCATGTCCTGGCTGACCCCGAAGGCAATGAGTTCTGCCTGCTCAAGGCCCGTCTCGCCCCTCTCTGA
- a CDS encoding NaeI family type II restriction endonuclease, whose amino-acid sequence MSDALARVLAAVRAAVPELDPAGGESRPGTGLDGTALAEALWLGARMAQRPAAPRAPDRPPPDVPEDAEPVARGVTPPQDPPRRHPTPPPDPIVPRVPAPPAVGARRLHERLPGAGAPLRGHAVAAPRATGLPRALEVTRALRPWKRPWPEGRRGALDIDATVDGYARSGELLPVFSAAPERWFDLALVVDRSPHMRVWEETLDDFTAVLDRLGAFRTLQVRDLLFDADDRPTVPGQLRRADGRRLVVVVSDCMAPAWRAPAVWRLLREWAATTPMALLNPLPTKLWRRGGLNLPTVRFTPAAPGAHRSRLPHEPPPLLAFAAPDGPPPGGPQATDRTPTGSTPPGHGHTSPGPAPTGTEPADSALCGSATDGSPTGGARDGGARDGLAPDVPDAPPSGGPEPARTGPWEAAPGGGGRDTGAWLPIPVLSLSPHSLDRWSRAAMRGAPEGCTAVLVPPGGRPPGRPRPPATPLPPGTAAERFLRTAAPRAVRLAVLCSPFDRLSLPLLHVIRRELVPEATTGDVAEVVTSGLFTLEEPAGDAGPLTLVLPDGARTVLRERLPAHEAWRVHQALDRYVASGGDGPARLPSVARDASGPRELPAGHEAFAHASRQTLELLGLDLPTRREPEPGEDFAPADGPEEAGASLPPGPSPFVGRAENVRYLVEQLSAPNGRVHWVTALVGAPGAGRTALALHVAHRVRAHYPDGRYYVDLRGSSSHPVPPEAALHRLLTDLGAPPEEGPHTTGELAAALASALAGRRILLVLDDAPDPDRIRALLPTEPGCSVIVTTRAAQPLPGVQLTPLRDTEAHALLTAFAGAAGTSAAGGAGGAEGGGPPRELTEGRSWWPAALRVVGSWIASGSAPPPAELARLLRAARPTGTLAPPAEELDAVLRLRLGHLPADASAALRLLARAETGVFTLDEASALLEGAPRPEATLSRLVAEGLLERPAPGVYRMPQVVHHHVRRTSGLGPEPEAEEAATRLLRRHLAAAAALYEERRPGSTLPERLDVVPRRIDREAYDVWVSNALASADPVETADGHASPDPRCLADLLLLLQDAGASTPYRSRYEAAAESVMRTAAAVDHTAHDRAGLALALAHHAAGRPLRAARALDDLGPRAGRDDPATRAAAAWLAGSLAAGRAAEKEAMGLLEEAVAASRADDDRFALAVGCLALARVLTRLGWTSKAAGLAREALVCFPEPGPHPLTEEALVCLEQALDRAGRYEEVLAAQRRLRDALRTRGAPPAEEGRLLTRVARALLALGRAPEAEAAAREALALLDGADDTPDRAEADRLVAEARAGRGAEGRTTWTVVAVAAEGGDEVEKLRILTPVVEALEESGVLMPRHRRRWEADRDACLLYVDPDVPLDQLTRALADRLPARLEADGERPAARLAVHRAATDASAGGTASALDVRLTLAMLRSAEFRKVSDNFPFHPTFCISPEVFGRLATRPAGAREERSAEAQVQARDRGARAADGLVAGRFVPREVTGATGEAMCVILTPHIDLSAYDAELLMLARVFNDLDPDGGRIAAIVRECLDTALEPETTGRYDLAELDAEERALIGSLMERELRRAFPAATPFRLRLSLDEPNWSFREADHDGVFLVVRADDGRARWSAGLLRIRPGMTVAPVHRGAPSPLTPQARLAVLWLHRGATLPENVLLRMADADRRAVLAAPSATERTAELFRRVRERPVPDAALRAVTRRHDSARRVREAAAVLRDEGILVLGGNRRGRELAAVLRLPVPDPHAYVSVRLTRRRPHHTGPSVVAGGVAWVVAGPGDPVEPLPQELPSPRRPR is encoded by the coding sequence GTGTCTGACGCGCTGGCCCGGGTCCTGGCGGCCGTACGCGCCGCCGTCCCGGAGCTGGACCCGGCGGGCGGGGAGTCGCGTCCCGGGACGGGGCTGGACGGTACGGCGCTGGCCGAGGCGCTGTGGCTGGGCGCCCGCATGGCGCAGCGGCCCGCCGCTCCGCGGGCGCCGGACCGGCCGCCGCCGGACGTGCCGGAGGACGCTGAGCCGGTGGCGCGGGGCGTCACGCCGCCGCAGGACCCGCCGCGGCGGCACCCGACACCGCCGCCGGACCCGATCGTGCCGCGTGTGCCCGCGCCTCCCGCCGTGGGGGCGCGCCGCCTGCACGAGCGGCTGCCGGGGGCGGGCGCGCCGCTGCGCGGCCACGCCGTGGCCGCCCCGCGCGCCACCGGCCTGCCGCGCGCCCTGGAGGTGACGCGGGCGCTGCGGCCGTGGAAGCGTCCGTGGCCCGAGGGGCGGCGCGGCGCCCTGGACATCGACGCGACGGTGGACGGTTACGCCCGCAGCGGCGAGTTGCTGCCGGTCTTCTCGGCCGCGCCGGAGCGCTGGTTCGACCTCGCTCTGGTCGTCGACCGCTCCCCCCACATGCGGGTGTGGGAGGAGACCCTCGACGACTTCACCGCCGTCCTCGACCGGTTGGGAGCCTTCCGCACGCTGCAGGTGCGGGACCTGCTGTTCGACGCGGACGACCGGCCCACGGTGCCGGGCCAGCTGCGCCGCGCGGACGGCCGCAGGCTCGTGGTCGTCGTCTCGGACTGCATGGCGCCGGCGTGGCGGGCGCCGGCGGTGTGGCGGCTGTTGCGGGAGTGGGCGGCGACGACGCCCATGGCGCTGCTCAACCCCCTCCCCACGAAGCTGTGGCGCAGGGGCGGGCTGAACCTGCCCACGGTCCGGTTCACTCCCGCCGCGCCGGGTGCGCACCGCAGCCGCCTGCCGCACGAGCCGCCGCCGCTGCTCGCCTTCGCCGCCCCGGACGGCCCGCCCCCCGGCGGCCCGCAGGCGACCGACCGCACCCCGACCGGCTCCACGCCGCCCGGCCACGGCCACACCTCGCCCGGCCCCGCACCGACCGGCACGGAACCGGCCGACTCGGCACTGTGCGGCTCCGCGACGGACGGCTCCCCGACGGGCGGCGCGCGGGACGGCGGTGCACGGGACGGACTGGCCCCGGACGTCCCGGACGCCCCGCCATCGGGCGGTCCCGAGCCGGCGAGGACCGGGCCGTGGGAAGCCGCGCCGGGAGGCGGAGGGCGGGACACGGGGGCGTGGCTGCCCATCCCGGTGCTCTCGCTGTCACCTCACTCGCTGGACCGCTGGTCGCGGGCGGCGATGCGCGGTGCTCCCGAGGGCTGCACGGCCGTGCTCGTCCCTCCCGGCGGGCGCCCGCCGGGCCGACCGCGGCCACCGGCGACGCCGCTGCCCCCGGGGACGGCCGCCGAGCGGTTCCTGCGGACGGCGGCTCCGCGGGCCGTACGGCTGGCCGTGCTGTGCTCGCCGTTCGACCGGCTGAGCCTCCCCCTGCTGCACGTCATCCGCCGCGAGCTGGTGCCCGAGGCGACCACCGGGGACGTGGCGGAGGTCGTCACCAGTGGCCTGTTCACCCTGGAGGAGCCCGCCGGGGACGCCGGACCCCTGACCCTCGTGCTGCCGGACGGGGCACGGACGGTGCTGCGCGAGCGGCTTCCCGCGCACGAGGCGTGGCGCGTCCACCAGGCCCTGGACCGGTACGTCGCGTCGGGCGGCGACGGCCCGGCGCGGCTGCCGTCGGTCGCCCGCGACGCGTCCGGGCCTCGTGAACTGCCCGCCGGGCACGAGGCGTTCGCCCACGCCTCCCGCCAGACGCTCGAACTGCTCGGCCTCGACCTCCCCACCCGGCGGGAGCCGGAGCCGGGCGAGGACTTCGCACCGGCCGACGGGCCGGAGGAGGCCGGGGCATCGCTGCCACCCGGTCCCTCGCCCTTCGTCGGCCGCGCGGAGAACGTCCGGTACCTCGTCGAGCAGCTCAGCGCACCGAACGGCCGGGTCCACTGGGTGACCGCGCTCGTGGGGGCTCCGGGCGCCGGCCGGACGGCACTGGCCCTGCACGTGGCCCACCGGGTGCGGGCCCACTACCCGGACGGCCGGTACTACGTCGACCTGCGCGGTTCGAGCAGCCACCCCGTGCCGCCGGAAGCCGCACTGCACCGCCTCCTGACGGACCTGGGCGCTCCCCCCGAAGAGGGTCCGCACACCACCGGGGAACTGGCGGCGGCGCTGGCGTCCGCCCTCGCGGGCCGGCGGATCCTCCTCGTCCTCGACGACGCTCCCGACCCCGACCGGATCCGCGCGCTGCTCCCGACCGAGCCGGGGTGCTCGGTGATCGTCACGACCCGGGCGGCGCAGCCGCTGCCCGGCGTCCAGCTCACCCCGCTGCGCGACACGGAGGCCCACGCGCTGCTCACCGCCTTCGCCGGAGCGGCGGGGACGTCGGCGGCCGGCGGAGCGGGGGGCGCGGAGGGCGGTGGGCCGCCCCGGGAGCTGACCGAAGGCCGGTCGTGGTGGCCGGCGGCGCTCCGCGTCGTCGGCTCGTGGATCGCGTCGGGGTCGGCCCCGCCGCCGGCGGAGCTCGCCCGCCTGCTCCGCGCGGCCAGGCCCACCGGCACGCTCGCGCCACCGGCGGAGGAGCTGGACGCGGTCCTGCGCCTGCGGCTCGGGCACCTGCCCGCCGACGCGTCGGCGGCCCTGCGGCTGCTCGCCCGCGCGGAGACCGGGGTCTTCACCCTCGACGAGGCGTCCGCCCTCCTGGAAGGCGCCCCGAGACCTGAGGCGACGCTCAGCCGGCTGGTGGCGGAAGGGCTGCTGGAGCGTCCGGCTCCGGGGGTGTACCGCATGCCGCAGGTGGTGCACCACCATGTGCGGCGCACGTCCGGGCTCGGGCCGGAACCGGAGGCCGAGGAGGCCGCCACGCGTCTGCTGCGCCGCCACCTGGCCGCCGCGGCCGCCCTGTACGAGGAACGGCGGCCCGGCTCCACCCTGCCCGAGCGGCTCGACGTGGTCCCCCGGCGGATCGACCGGGAGGCGTACGACGTGTGGGTGTCCAACGCCCTGGCCTCGGCCGACCCCGTCGAAACGGCAGACGGTCACGCGTCACCCGACCCGCGCTGCCTCGCGGACCTGCTGCTCCTCCTCCAGGACGCCGGCGCGTCCACCCCGTACCGCTCCCGGTACGAGGCGGCCGCCGAGTCTGTCATGCGTACGGCGGCCGCCGTGGACCACACCGCCCACGACCGCGCCGGGCTCGCGCTCGCCCTCGCGCACCACGCCGCGGGCCGCCCACTCCGCGCCGCACGCGCCCTGGACGACCTCGGGCCGCGCGCCGGACGGGACGACCCGGCCACACGCGCGGCGGCGGCCTGGCTCGCCGGCAGCCTGGCGGCCGGACGGGCCGCGGAGAAGGAGGCGATGGGGCTCCTGGAGGAGGCCGTCGCCGCTTCCCGGGCCGACGACGACCGGTTCGCGCTCGCCGTGGGATGCCTGGCGCTGGCCCGGGTCCTCACCCGGCTCGGCTGGACGAGCAAGGCGGCCGGGCTGGCGCGGGAGGCCCTCGTCTGCTTCCCCGAACCGGGCCCGCATCCGTTGACCGAGGAGGCTCTGGTCTGCCTGGAGCAGGCGCTCGACAGGGCCGGCAGGTACGAGGAGGTCCTCGCCGCCCAGCGCCGGCTGCGGGACGCGCTGCGCACGCGCGGCGCGCCGCCGGCCGAGGAGGGCCGGCTGCTCACGCGGGTCGCCCGCGCCCTGCTGGCGCTCGGGCGCGCGCCCGAGGCCGAGGCCGCCGCGCGCGAGGCCCTCGCCCTCCTGGACGGGGCGGACGACACCCCCGACCGGGCCGAGGCCGACCGGCTCGTCGCGGAGGCGCGTGCCGGCCGGGGCGCCGAGGGCCGTACCACGTGGACCGTGGTGGCCGTGGCCGCGGAGGGTGGCGACGAGGTCGAGAAGCTGCGGATCCTGACGCCGGTCGTCGAGGCCCTGGAGGAGAGCGGCGTCCTCATGCCGCGGCACCGGCGCCGCTGGGAGGCCGACCGGGACGCCTGCCTGCTGTACGTGGACCCGGACGTCCCGCTCGACCAGTTGACGCGCGCGCTGGCCGACCGGCTGCCCGCGCGGTTGGAGGCGGACGGGGAGCGCCCGGCGGCGAGGCTGGCCGTGCACAGGGCCGCCACGGACGCGTCCGCGGGCGGGACGGCGTCGGCCCTCGACGTCCGGCTGACCCTGGCGATGCTCCGGTCGGCGGAGTTCCGCAAGGTCTCGGACAACTTCCCCTTCCACCCGACCTTCTGCATCTCCCCCGAGGTGTTCGGCCGACTCGCCACCCGGCCGGCCGGGGCCCGGGAAGAACGGTCCGCCGAGGCACAAGTACAAGCCCGCGACAGAGGGGCACGGGCCGCCGACGGCCTCGTGGCCGGCCGGTTCGTGCCGCGCGAGGTCACCGGCGCGACGGGCGAGGCGATGTGCGTCATCCTCACCCCGCACATCGACCTGTCGGCGTACGACGCGGAACTCCTCATGCTGGCCCGGGTCTTCAACGACCTGGACCCGGACGGCGGCAGGATCGCGGCGATCGTACGGGAGTGCCTGGACACGGCGTTGGAGCCGGAGACGACCGGGCGGTACGACCTCGCGGAGCTCGACGCCGAGGAGCGGGCGCTCATCGGGTCCCTGATGGAGCGGGAGCTGCGCCGTGCCTTCCCCGCGGCGACGCCCTTCCGGCTGAGGCTGTCGCTCGACGAGCCGAACTGGTCGTTCCGGGAGGCGGACCACGATGGCGTCTTCCTGGTGGTGCGGGCCGACGACGGACGTGCCCGCTGGTCGGCCGGCCTCCTGCGGATACGGCCCGGTATGACGGTGGCCCCGGTGCACCGCGGCGCGCCCTCACCGCTCACCCCGCAGGCCCGGCTGGCGGTGCTGTGGCTTCACCGCGGCGCGACGCTCCCGGAGAACGTGCTGCTCCGCATGGCCGACGCCGACCGCAGGGCGGTGCTGGCGGCCCCCTCCGCTACGGAGCGGACGGCGGAGCTGTTCCGTCGGGTGCGGGAGCGGCCCGTACCGGACGCGGCGCTGCGCGCGGTGACCCGACGGCACGACAGCGCGCGGCGGGTACGGGAGGCGGCGGCGGTGCTGCGCGACGAGGGGATCCTGGTCCTGGGTGGCAACCGCCGGGGCCGGGAGCTGGCCGCCGTACTGCGGTTGCCGGTACCGGACCCGCACGCCTATGTGAGCGTGCGCCTCACCCGGCGGCGCCCGCACCACACCGGCCCGTCGGTCGTGGCGGGGGGCGTGGCGTGGGTGGTGGCCGGGCCGGGTGACCCGGTGGAGCCCCTCCCCCAGGAACTCCCGAGCCCCCGCCGCCCCCGCTGA
- a CDS encoding AAA family ATPase: protein MTWQPFYTGTGEPPERRVELSAPPPWREFPRRSLHQQFVPPQGLVEAVNAALVLRRPLLVTGPAGSGKSTVIEQVAAELDLGTVLRWHITSRSGLTDALYRYDALGRIHAQRLEGPGGSDDIGPFLRMGPLGTALLPSDRPRALLVDEIDKSDLDLPSDLLDVLERGEFEIPELARYGRDVVAVREWGGEDLHEVRRGRVQCTEFPFIVMTSNGERDFPAAFLRRCIRFTMPMPTPETLLRVVAAHLGADAARSEAAGELVGAFVERLTAGEGLAVDQLLNAVHLLAGSAAPDEERRQAVVDLLLRELSRV, encoded by the coding sequence ATGACCTGGCAGCCCTTCTACACGGGTACCGGCGAGCCGCCGGAGCGGCGGGTGGAGCTGTCCGCGCCGCCGCCCTGGCGGGAGTTCCCGCGCCGGTCCCTGCACCAGCAGTTCGTACCGCCGCAGGGGCTGGTGGAAGCGGTGAACGCCGCGCTGGTCCTGCGGCGCCCCCTGCTGGTGACGGGCCCGGCGGGCTCGGGCAAGTCGACGGTGATCGAGCAGGTCGCGGCCGAGCTGGACCTCGGCACGGTGCTGCGCTGGCACATCACCTCGCGCAGCGGCCTCACGGACGCCCTCTACCGGTACGACGCGCTGGGCCGGATCCACGCGCAGCGGCTGGAGGGCCCGGGAGGGAGCGACGACATCGGGCCCTTCCTGCGGATGGGTCCGCTGGGCACGGCGCTCCTGCCTTCGGACCGGCCGCGCGCGCTGCTCGTCGACGAGATCGACAAGAGCGACCTGGACCTGCCCAGCGACCTGCTGGACGTGCTGGAGCGGGGCGAGTTCGAGATCCCGGAGCTGGCCAGGTACGGCAGGGACGTGGTGGCCGTCCGGGAGTGGGGCGGCGAAGACCTGCACGAGGTGCGGCGCGGCCGGGTGCAGTGCACGGAATTCCCGTTCATCGTGATGACCAGCAACGGCGAGCGGGACTTCCCCGCCGCGTTCCTGCGCCGTTGCATCCGCTTCACGATGCCCATGCCCACGCCCGAGACCCTGCTCAGGGTCGTCGCCGCGCACCTCGGGGCCGACGCCGCGCGCTCGGAGGCGGCCGGGGAGCTGGTGGGGGCGTTCGTCGAGCGGTTGACGGCCGGCGAGGGCCTCGCCGTCGACCAGTTGCTGAACGCCGTGCACCTGCTGGCGGGGAGCGCCGCGCCGGACGAGGAGCGGCGGCAGGCCGTCGTGGACCTGCTGTTGCGCGAGCTGTCCCGTGTCTGA